The following coding sequences are from one uncultured Bacteroides sp. window:
- a CDS encoding S41 family peptidase translates to MSTRNSSRFTPLVIAISVVIGILIGTFYAKHFAGNRLGIINSSSNKLNALLRIVDDQYVDTVNMTDLVEKAMPQILAELDPHSTYIPAKDLVEVNSELEGSFSGIGIQFTIQNDTIHVNSVIQGGPSEKVGLMAGDRIVSVNDTSFVGKKLTNEVAMRTLKGPKGTHVKLGVKRMTEKKILHFDITRGDIPQNTIDAAYMLTDQFGYVQVSKFGRTSHVELLNAIAQLSHKNCKGLIIDLRGNTGGYMEAAIRMVNEFLPEGKLIVYTQGRKYPRTEEFANGTGSCQKMPLIVLIDEGSASASEIFTGAIQDNDRGMVVGRRSFGKGLVQQPIDFSDGSAIRLTIARYYTPSGRCIQRPYKSGNDQNYEMDWLTRYQHGEFFSKDSIKLNKKLRYSTGLGRPVYGGGGIMPDVFVPQDTTGVSSYLTSVISKGLVMQYTFQYTDTHREKLNKYDNESSLLNYLQRLNLVERFVRYANSKGVKRRNILIQKSRKLLERNIYGSIIYNMLGKEAYIKYANKSDDTVKKAVELLEKGESYPKAPAAAIPEPVKKDEKKEKRTAQTDSAKEKSTSEYHTERLFC, encoded by the coding sequence ATGAGTACAAGAAACTCTTCGCGATTTACTCCGCTTGTTATAGCTATAAGCGTAGTAATCGGCATTCTTATCGGAACCTTTTACGCAAAACATTTTGCCGGCAATCGCCTAGGCATCATCAACAGTTCTTCCAACAAACTCAATGCATTACTACGCATTGTAGATGATCAATATGTAGACACAGTAAACATGACTGATCTCGTGGAAAAAGCCATGCCTCAAATTTTAGCAGAACTAGATCCGCATTCTACTTATATTCCTGCAAAAGATTTGGTTGAAGTCAACTCTGAGCTCGAAGGAAGTTTTAGCGGAATTGGTATACAATTCACCATACAAAATGACACAATTCATGTTAATAGCGTAATTCAAGGGGGCCCTTCTGAAAAAGTGGGTTTAATGGCAGGAGATCGTATTGTCAGTGTCAATGACACCTCATTTGTAGGTAAGAAGCTTACCAATGAAGTTGCAATGAGAACCCTAAAAGGTCCCAAAGGCACACACGTTAAGCTAGGAGTTAAGAGGATGACAGAGAAAAAAATTCTCCATTTTGATATTACTCGTGGAGACATTCCTCAGAACACAATAGATGCCGCATATATGCTCACAGATCAGTTTGGCTATGTTCAAGTTAGCAAGTTTGGGCGTACAAGTCATGTCGAACTATTAAACGCTATCGCTCAATTGAGCCACAAAAATTGCAAAGGATTAATCATTGACTTGCGTGGCAATACAGGTGGCTATATGGAAGCTGCAATCCGTATGGTAAATGAATTTTTACCAGAAGGTAAGCTTATTGTTTATACACAAGGACGAAAATATCCACGTACAGAAGAGTTTGCCAATGGCACAGGTAGCTGCCAAAAGATGCCTTTAATCGTATTAATTGACGAAGGATCTGCTTCCGCCAGTGAGATATTTACAGGAGCCATTCAAGACAATGACCGAGGAATGGTCGTAGGACGACGCTCATTTGGCAAAGGGCTAGTTCAGCAGCCTATTGATTTTAGTGATGGTTCTGCAATCCGTCTAACCATAGCACGCTACTATACCCCATCCGGGCGTTGCATACAGCGTCCTTATAAAAGTGGAAACGATCAAAATTATGAAATGGATTGGCTTACCCGATACCAACACGGAGAATTCTTCTCAAAAGATAGCATCAAATTAAACAAAAAGCTTCGTTATTCCACAGGTTTAGGACGTCCTGTATATGGTGGAGGAGGAATTATGCCTGATGTATTTGTACCACAAGACACCACAGGAGTCAGTTCTTATCTAACCAGTGTTATCAGCAAAGGTTTAGTTATGCAGTACACATTCCAATATACAGACACCCACCGTGAGAAACTAAATAAATATGACAATGAATCTTCTTTATTAAATTATCTCCAGAGGCTAAATTTAGTAGAACGATTCGTCCGCTATGCAAATTCTAAAGGAGTAAAGAGAAGAAATATACTCATTCAAAAATCTCGAAAGCTGCTTGAACGTAACATATACGGAAGCATCATCTATAACATGCTAGGTAAAGAAGCATATATAAAATATGCGAATAAGAGCGATGACACTGTAAAGAAAGCCGTTGAACTATTAGAGAAAGGAGAATCATATCCAAAAGCTCCGGCAGCAGCCATTCCAGAACCCGTAAAAAAGGATGAAAAGAAAGAAAAAAGAACTGCGCAAACTGATAGCGCTAAAGAAAAGTCAACATCAGAATACCATACTGAAAGACTTTTCTGCTAA
- a CDS encoding DUF4847 family protein, with product MKYKHLLLVAFLLPILSGCNNSDDVARIFLDKTWQLTDILEGNSSSDYWNGNKEAKEASLKLIGVGDNFTITFTGTVDGNSISGALSGKATSTTYTGNWRANGEKNTFISSANPITDRDVLGRAFLDALNHATSYSGDENNLYIYFKEGQRTKRLLLHVQ from the coding sequence ATGAAATATAAGCATTTATTACTTGTAGCTTTCCTACTACCTATATTATCAGGATGCAATAACTCTGATGATGTTGCACGTATTTTCTTAGATAAGACATGGCAATTAACTGATATTCTTGAAGGAAACTCTTCTAGTGACTACTGGAATGGAAACAAAGAGGCTAAAGAAGCCTCTCTGAAGTTAATAGGGGTTGGCGATAACTTTACCATAACATTTACCGGTACTGTTGATGGCAACTCAATCAGTGGAGCCCTCAGCGGTAAAGCTACAAGTACAACATATACGGGGAATTGGCGAGCAAATGGAGAAAAAAACACTTTTATCTCTAGCGCTAATCCTATCACAGATAGAGATGTATTAGGCAGAGCCTTTTTAGATGCATTGAATCATGCCACTTCATATAGTGGAGATGAAAACAATCTCTATATTTATTTCAAAGAAGGACAAAGAACCAAGCGTCTTCTCCTACACGTACAATAA
- a CDS encoding DUF721 domain-containing protein, which produces MKKNDAEQIGKLIQQFLRQESLESPLNEQRLIAAWKDVLGPTISSYTKELFIRNQVLYVHLTSAVLRQELMMGREMLVKNLNRQVGATVITNIIFR; this is translated from the coding sequence ATGAAAAAGAATGATGCTGAACAAATAGGTAAGTTGATACAGCAGTTTTTGCGACAAGAGAGTTTAGAATCACCTCTCAATGAGCAGAGGCTGATTGCTGCGTGGAAAGATGTGCTCGGTCCTACTATTAGTTCGTATACAAAAGAACTCTTTATTAGGAATCAGGTATTATATGTGCATCTCACATCTGCTGTGCTTAGGCAGGAATTAATGATGGGTAGAGAAATGTTGGTGAAGAACCTTAATCGTCAAGTTGGGGCTACGGTTATTACAAACATTATATTTCGTTGA
- the gap gene encoding type I glyceraldehyde-3-phosphate dehydrogenase: MIKVGINGFGRIGRFVFRAAQTRNDIEIVGINDLCPVDYLAYMLKYDTMHGQFKGTIEADVEKSQLIVNGKAIRITAERNPADLKWNEVAAEYVVESTGLFLSKDKAQGHIDAGAKYVVMSAPSKDDTPMFVCGVNEKTYAGQQFVSNASCTTNCLAPIAKVLNDKFGITDGLMTTVHSTTATQKTVDGPSMKDWRGGRAAAGNIIPSSTGAAKAVGKVIPALNGKLTGMSMRVPTLDVSVVDLTVNLAKPATYAEICTAMKEASEGELKGILGYTEDAVVSSDFLGDARTSIFDAKAGIALTDTFVKVISWYDNEIGYSNKVLDLVAHMASANK; encoded by the coding sequence ATGATTAAAGTAGGTATTAATGGATTTGGCCGTATCGGACGTTTCGTTTTCCGTGCAGCTCAAACAAGAAATGACATTGAAATCGTAGGTATTAACGACCTTTGTCCTGTAGATTACTTAGCTTACATGCTTAAGTATGACACAATGCACGGTCAATTTAAAGGCACGATCGAAGCTGATGTTGAAAAGAGCCAATTAATCGTTAATGGTAAGGCTATCCGCATCACAGCAGAAAGAAACCCTGCCGACCTAAAATGGAACGAAGTTGCTGCTGAATACGTTGTAGAGTCTACTGGTTTATTTTTAAGCAAAGACAAAGCTCAAGGTCATATTGACGCAGGTGCAAAATACGTTGTTATGTCAGCTCCTTCTAAAGATGACACTCCAATGTTCGTTTGCGGTGTAAACGAAAAGACTTATGCAGGACAACAATTTGTATCAAATGCATCATGTACTACAAACTGTTTAGCTCCTATCGCAAAGGTATTAAACGACAAATTTGGTATCACTGATGGTTTGATGACTACTGTTCACTCTACTACTGCTACTCAAAAAACAGTAGACGGTCCTTCTATGAAAGACTGGAGAGGTGGTCGTGCTGCTGCTGGTAACATCATACCTTCATCTACAGGTGCTGCTAAAGCTGTAGGTAAAGTTATCCCTGCACTTAACGGCAAACTAACAGGTATGTCAATGCGTGTTCCTACTTTGGATGTTTCTGTTGTTGACTTAACTGTTAACTTAGCAAAACCTGCTACTTATGCAGAAATTTGCACAGCAATGAAAGAAGCTTCTGAAGGCGAATTAAAAGGTATCCTAGGCTATACTGAAGACGCTGTTGTTTCTTCTGACTTCTTAGGAGATGCTCGCACTTCTATCTTCGATGCTAAAGCTGGTATTGCTTTAACTGATACATTCGTAAAAGTTATATCTTGGTATGACAACGAAATCGGTTATAGTAACAAAGTATTAGATCTTGTTGCTCACATGGCATCTGCAAACAAGTAA
- a CDS encoding tetratricopeptide repeat protein has product MADQKNHHAPLDMEEALSNSEAFIIKHKKTILGCIAGIIILVVGILMYKHLYSEPREEKAQTAIFKGQQYFEQDAYEIALNGDSIGYIGFNKIADQFSGTKTANLAKAYAGICYKNLGKYDEAAKALEGFDGDDQMVAPAILGAAGNCYAELGKLDKASSLLLKAADKADNNTLSPIFLMQAGDILVKQGKYDDAITAYTKIKDKYFQSYQAMDIDKYIERAKLLKK; this is encoded by the coding sequence ATGGCAGATCAAAAAAATCACCACGCACCTTTAGATATGGAAGAGGCGTTGAGTAACTCCGAAGCATTCATTATCAAACACAAGAAAACAATTCTCGGCTGTATTGCAGGTATTATCATCTTAGTAGTAGGAATACTTATGTACAAACATCTATACTCTGAGCCCCGAGAAGAAAAAGCGCAAACAGCAATATTCAAAGGTCAGCAATACTTTGAGCAAGATGCATATGAGATAGCTCTTAATGGCGATAGCATTGGATACATCGGTTTTAATAAAATTGCCGATCAATTTAGTGGAACAAAAACAGCAAATCTAGCTAAAGCATATGCCGGAATATGCTACAAGAATCTTGGTAAATATGATGAAGCAGCAAAAGCTTTAGAAGGATTCGACGGTGATGACCAAATGGTAGCTCCTGCTATTTTAGGTGCTGCAGGAAATTGTTATGCAGAACTTGGCAAATTAGACAAGGCTTCTTCACTGTTATTAAAAGCAGCTGATAAGGCAGACAACAACACCCTTAGCCCTATATTCTTAATGCAAGCCGGAGACATCTTAGTAAAGCAAGGCAAATATGATGATGCAATAACAGCATATACTAAGATAAAGGATAAATACTTCCAGTCATATCAAGCTATGGACATTGACAAATACATTGAGCGTGCCAAACTTCTAAAAAAGTAA
- the mscL gene encoding large-conductance mechanosensitive channel protein MscL encodes MGKKSLLQEFKSFAMKGHVIDMAIGVIIGGAFGKIVSSLVADVIMPFISILLGGVNLVNMKWVLKAATVMSDGKEVAAITLNYGRFLQSAFDFLIIALSIFFFIKLMNNFVRKTKETPAPAPSPTKEEVLLTEIRDLLKEK; translated from the coding sequence ATGGGAAAAAAGAGTTTATTACAAGAGTTTAAGTCTTTTGCAATGAAAGGTCATGTAATTGATATGGCAATAGGAGTCATTATTGGTGGCGCTTTTGGTAAAATCGTCTCATCACTGGTTGCAGATGTTATTATGCCTTTTATAAGTATACTTCTTGGGGGAGTGAATTTAGTGAATATGAAATGGGTGTTGAAGGCCGCTACAGTAATGTCGGATGGTAAAGAAGTTGCTGCTATTACCCTCAATTATGGACGTTTTTTACAATCGGCTTTTGACTTTTTAATTATTGCACTTTCTATTTTCTTTTTTATTAAATTGATGAATAATTTTGTTCGTAAAACAAAAGAAACTCCTGCCCCTGCTCCTTCGCCAACTAAAGAAGAAGTTTTGCTTACCGAAATTCGTGATTTACTGAAAGAAAAGTAA
- a CDS encoding M3 family metallopeptidase produces the protein MINMAHSQNPFFEKYNTPHQTVPFDKIKVEYYEPAIRLGIENQIAEINAIVNNPEQPTFANTILAYEKSGRLLDQVTTVFGNLRSAETNDELQNIAQKMIPLLSEHSNNITLNKKLFERIKAVYKQKEKLSLTIEQAKLLDNTYDNFIRSGANLKGEAKKKYRELTKKLSTLTLEFSENNLKETNDYQLVLQDEHQLAGLPETAIEAAAQTAKEKNIEGWVFTLHAPSYIPFLTYADSRDLRKELYMAYNTKCTHNNKYNNLQIVKELANTRMAIAQLLGYSNYAEYVLQKRMAQNSQNVYKLLNQLIDAYTPTAREEYNEVQELARQTEGSTFKVMPWDWAYYSNKLKKHKFNINEEMLRPYFELSRVKEGVFGLATKLYGITFKKNTEIPVYNKDVDAYEVYDKDSTFLAVLYTDFHPRPGKRAGAWMTSFKGQWIDEQTGENSRPHITLVMNFTKPTENKPALLTFNEVETFLHEFGHGLHGMFANSNYESLSGTNVYRDFVELPSQLMENFAINKEFLNTFAKHYQTGELLPDTLIQRLVDASNFNVAYACLRQVSFGLLDMAWYTRTTPFDGDVKAYEQDAWAKAQILPVVKEACMSTQFSHIFSGGYAAGYYSYKWAEVLDADAFSLFKKKGIFNQEVAESFRNNILSKGGTEHPMVLYKRFRGQEPTIDALLIRNGIKK, from the coding sequence ATAATAAATATGGCACATTCCCAGAACCCTTTTTTTGAGAAATATAATACACCTCACCAAACTGTCCCATTTGATAAAATAAAAGTTGAATATTACGAACCGGCAATTCGATTAGGCATAGAAAATCAAATTGCTGAAATCAACGCAATCGTGAATAATCCCGAGCAACCAACCTTTGCTAACACGATATTAGCTTATGAAAAATCGGGAAGACTATTAGATCAAGTTACTACAGTTTTCGGAAATCTCCGAAGTGCAGAGACCAATGATGAGCTACAGAATATTGCTCAAAAAATGATTCCTCTACTGAGTGAACATAGCAACAACATCACACTAAACAAAAAACTATTTGAAAGGATTAAAGCCGTATACAAGCAAAAGGAAAAACTCTCTCTTACCATCGAGCAAGCTAAGTTACTAGACAATACCTATGATAATTTTATCAGGAGTGGAGCAAATCTCAAAGGTGAAGCAAAAAAGAAATATCGTGAATTAACAAAAAAGCTCAGTACATTGACTCTCGAATTCAGTGAAAATAACCTGAAAGAGACAAATGATTACCAGCTAGTACTGCAAGATGAACATCAGTTAGCCGGACTTCCTGAAACAGCTATAGAAGCAGCTGCTCAAACTGCAAAGGAAAAGAACATTGAAGGGTGGGTATTCACGCTTCATGCTCCAAGCTACATTCCTTTTCTTACTTATGCTGATAGTAGAGATCTACGCAAAGAACTCTATATGGCATATAACACCAAATGCACTCACAATAACAAATACAATAACCTACAAATAGTAAAAGAGCTTGCCAATACTCGTATGGCAATAGCCCAGTTATTAGGTTATTCTAATTATGCTGAGTATGTCTTGCAAAAACGAATGGCTCAAAATAGCCAAAACGTATACAAACTTCTAAACCAACTTATTGACGCCTATACTCCTACAGCTCGTGAAGAATATAATGAGGTACAAGAATTAGCACGGCAGACAGAAGGCAGTACCTTTAAAGTGATGCCTTGGGATTGGGCATATTATTCCAATAAACTTAAAAAGCATAAATTTAACATTAACGAGGAAATGCTACGCCCCTATTTTGAACTCAGCCGGGTGAAAGAAGGCGTATTTGGATTAGCCACCAAACTATATGGAATAACTTTCAAAAAAAATACAGAGATTCCTGTCTATAACAAAGACGTAGATGCTTATGAAGTATATGACAAAGACAGCACCTTTCTTGCCGTTTTATATACAGATTTTCATCCTCGCCCAGGAAAGCGTGCAGGAGCATGGATGACTAGCTTTAAAGGACAGTGGATCGATGAACAAACAGGTGAAAACAGTCGTCCTCACATCACATTGGTAATGAACTTCACTAAGCCTACCGAAAACAAGCCAGCGCTACTGACTTTTAACGAAGTAGAGACCTTTCTCCATGAGTTTGGACACGGATTACATGGAATGTTTGCCAATTCTAACTATGAAAGCCTTAGTGGAACTAACGTATACCGCGACTTTGTGGAATTACCTTCTCAATTAATGGAAAATTTTGCCATAAACAAAGAATTCCTTAATACATTTGCTAAACATTACCAAACCGGAGAATTGCTTCCTGATACATTGATACAGCGTTTAGTAGATGCCTCAAACTTTAATGTAGCTTATGCTTGTCTACGTCAAGTCAGTTTTGGTCTACTTGATATGGCATGGTACACACGTACCACCCCTTTTGACGGCGACGTGAAAGCTTATGAACAAGACGCTTGGGCTAAAGCTCAAATCTTGCCTGTCGTCAAAGAAGCTTGTATGAGCACCCAATTCTCACACATATTCTCTGGAGGATATGCTGCCGGATATTACAGCTATAAATGGGCAGAAGTTCTTGATGCTGATGCATTCTCGCTGTTCAAAAAGAAAGGAATATTTAATCAAGAAGTAGCCGAATCATTTAGAAACAATATCTTATCAAAAGGAGGAACGGAACACCCAATGGTGTTATATAAACGTTTTCGTGGACAAGAGCCCACTATTGATGCACTACTGATCAGAAATGGAATAAAAAAATGA
- the recF gene encoding DNA replication and repair protein RecF (All proteins in this family for which functions are known are DNA-binding proteins that assist the filamentation of RecA onto DNA for the initiation of recombination or recombinational repair.) — translation MILKRISILNYKNLREAELHFSDKLNCFFGQNGMGKTNLLDAVYFLSFCKSAGNPIDSQNIYHGQDFFMIQGFYEMADGTPEEIYCGMKRKVKKQFKRNKKEYTRLSDHIGFIPLVLVSPADSELIGGGSEERRKFMDVVISQYDKDYLDALIRYNKAMLQRNTLLKSDEPVEEDLFLVWEEAMASAGEVVFKKREEFIKEFIPIFQTFYSFISQDKERVGLTYESHARNASLMTLFKEGRSRDKIMGYSLRGIHKDDLNMLLGDFPIKREGSQGQNKTYLVALKLAQFDFLKRAGSTVPLLLLDDLFDRLDASRVEQIIKLVSGDSFGQIFITDTNRGHLDKILFNVGSDHKIFQVEQGMISEMGEEMNEKE, via the coding sequence ATGATATTAAAACGAATCTCAATACTGAATTATAAGAATCTGAGAGAGGCTGAACTTCACTTCTCCGATAAATTGAACTGTTTTTTCGGACAAAACGGTATGGGTAAAACGAATCTTTTGGATGCTGTTTATTTTCTCTCATTTTGTAAAAGTGCGGGTAATCCGATTGATTCGCAGAATATTTACCACGGACAAGATTTTTTTATGATTCAAGGCTTTTATGAAATGGCAGATGGAACCCCTGAAGAGATATATTGTGGGATGAAGCGCAAGGTGAAAAAGCAATTTAAGCGCAATAAAAAAGAGTACACGCGTCTTTCTGATCATATTGGCTTTATTCCTTTGGTATTGGTTTCGCCTGCAGATTCGGAATTAATTGGTGGGGGAAGTGAGGAGCGGAGAAAATTCATGGATGTGGTCATTTCTCAATATGACAAGGATTATCTAGATGCGTTAATTCGTTATAATAAGGCGATGCTTCAAAGAAATACTTTGCTTAAGAGTGATGAACCTGTTGAAGAGGATCTTTTTCTTGTTTGGGAGGAAGCTATGGCTTCTGCTGGAGAGGTCGTTTTTAAGAAAAGGGAAGAGTTTATAAAAGAGTTTATTCCAATCTTTCAAACATTTTATTCTTTTATTTCTCAGGATAAAGAACGGGTTGGACTGACTTATGAATCTCATGCAAGGAATGCTTCTTTAATGACTTTATTCAAGGAAGGACGTTCGCGCGATAAAATCATGGGATATTCATTACGTGGTATTCATAAAGATGATTTGAATATGTTATTGGGCGATTTTCCTATTAAACGAGAGGGCTCTCAGGGACAAAATAAGACTTATCTTGTAGCTTTGAAGTTGGCTCAATTTGATTTTCTAAAAAGGGCAGGGAGTACTGTTCCACTTTTGTTGTTAGATGATCTTTTTGACAGACTGGATGCTTCGAGGGTGGAACAAATTATAAAGTTGGTTTCTGGAGATAGTTTCGGACAGATATTTATTACGGATACCAATAGAGGGCATTTGGATAAAATTTTATTCAATGTAGGGAGTGATCACAAAATATTTCAGGTAGAACAGGGAATGATTAGTGAAATGGGAGAGGAGATGAATGAAAAAGAATGA
- a CDS encoding dCMP deaminase family protein: MTNTQSKQLELDQRYIRMAIIWAENSYCQRRKVGALIVKEKMIISDGYNGTPSGFENICEDENNLTKPYVLHAEANAITKIARSNNSSEGATMYVTAAPCIECAKLIIQAGIKRVVYSEKYRLEDGINLLKRAKIEVLYLNPNKTESEI, translated from the coding sequence ATGACAAATACTCAGTCGAAACAATTAGAATTAGACCAACGTTATATACGCATGGCCATTATATGGGCAGAAAATTCGTATTGCCAAAGAAGAAAAGTAGGAGCTCTTATCGTTAAAGAGAAAATGATTATCTCAGATGGCTACAACGGTACACCTTCCGGCTTTGAAAATATTTGTGAAGATGAGAACAATCTGACAAAGCCCTATGTGCTACATGCCGAAGCCAATGCAATAACCAAAATAGCTCGTTCTAACAATAGCAGCGAAGGTGCCACCATGTATGTCACCGCCGCTCCTTGTATAGAATGCGCAAAGCTAATTATACAAGCAGGAATTAAGAGAGTTGTTTATTCCGAAAAGTATAGGCTGGAAGATGGAATTAATTTATTAAAACGAGCCAAGATCGAAGTACTCTACTTAAATCCAAATAAAACAGAATCTGAAATTTAA
- the guaA gene encoding glutamine-hydrolyzing GMP synthase, whose product MQEKIIILDFGSQTTQLIGRRVRELDTYCEIVPYNKFPKDDDSIKGIILSGSPFSVYDESAFKIELEDIWGKYPILGICYGAQFISYVNGGKVEPAGTREYGRAHLSKFDETNILFKGVRKNTQVWMSHGDTITAIPDNFVSIASTDKVAIAAYQAKVEDVWGVQFHPEVFHSEDGTQILKNFVVDICGCKQDWSPASFVESTVADLRKQLGEDKVVLALSGGVDSSVAAVLLNKAIGSNLTCVFVDHGMLRKDEFKRVMADYECLGLNVIGVDVSEKFFKELAGVTEPEAKRKIIGSGFIDVFDQEAHKLKDVKWLAQGTIYPDCIESLSITGTVIKSHHNVGGLPEKMNLKLCEPLRLLFKDEVRRVGRQLGMPEHLITRHPFPGPGLAVRILGDITPEKVRILQDADDIFIQGLRDWKLYDQVWQAGVILLPVQSVGVMGDERTYERAVALRAVTSTDAMTADWAHLPYDFLGKVSNDIINKVKGVNRVTYDISSKPPSTIEWE is encoded by the coding sequence ATGCAAGAAAAAATTATAATACTTGATTTCGGGTCGCAGACAACGCAGTTGATCGGGCGAAGAGTACGTGAATTGGATACTTATTGTGAAATCGTACCTTATAATAAATTTCCAAAAGATGATGACTCTATAAAAGGAATTATTCTTTCTGGTAGTCCATTTTCTGTTTATGATGAGTCTGCTTTTAAAATAGAATTGGAAGACATATGGGGTAAATATCCTATATTGGGTATTTGCTATGGTGCTCAGTTTATCTCTTATGTTAATGGAGGTAAGGTGGAACCTGCTGGCACCCGTGAATACGGAAGAGCTCACTTATCTAAATTTGATGAAACAAATATTTTATTTAAAGGAGTGAGGAAGAATACTCAAGTATGGATGAGTCATGGTGACACCATAACAGCTATTCCCGATAATTTTGTTTCAATAGCTTCTACCGATAAAGTTGCTATTGCTGCATATCAAGCGAAGGTTGAAGATGTATGGGGGGTTCAGTTCCATCCGGAAGTGTTTCACTCTGAAGATGGTACACAAATCTTGAAGAATTTTGTGGTTGATATTTGCGGATGTAAGCAAGATTGGTCGCCTGCGTCATTTGTAGAAAGCACTGTTGCTGACTTGAGGAAACAGCTTGGAGAAGATAAAGTCGTTTTAGCTCTCAGTGGAGGGGTTGATTCTTCGGTTGCTGCTGTGCTGCTTAACAAAGCAATAGGTAGTAATCTTACCTGTGTTTTTGTTGATCATGGTATGCTGAGGAAAGACGAATTTAAAAGGGTTATGGCAGATTATGAATGCTTAGGCCTAAATGTTATAGGAGTAGACGTTAGTGAGAAATTCTTTAAAGAATTGGCTGGCGTCACTGAACCAGAAGCGAAGCGTAAAATTATAGGTTCTGGATTTATTGATGTGTTTGATCAGGAAGCGCACAAGCTTAAAGATGTGAAATGGCTGGCACAAGGAACTATCTACCCAGATTGTATTGAATCGCTTTCTATTACGGGCACGGTGATTAAAAGCCATCATAATGTAGGTGGTTTACCTGAAAAAATGAATTTGAAACTTTGTGAACCACTTCGTTTATTGTTTAAAGATGAAGTTCGTCGGGTAGGACGTCAATTAGGTATGCCGGAACATCTTATAACGCGCCATCCATTTCCTGGACCTGGGCTTGCTGTGCGTATTTTGGGTGATATTACGCCGGAAAAAGTACGAATATTGCAAGATGCAGATGATATATTTATTCAAGGTTTACGTGATTGGAAGCTTTATGATCAGGTATGGCAAGCGGGGGTTATTCTATTGCCGGTACAATCTGTAGGTGTGATGGGAGATGAACGCACCTATGAAAGAGCAGTGGCTTTACGTGCTGTTACTTCTACGGATGCTATGACTGCAGATTGGGCTCATTTGCCTTATGATTTCTTAGGAAAAGTTTCTAATGATATTATAAACAAGGTTAAGGGAGTCAATCGTGTGACGTATGATATAAGCTCTAAGCCACCTTCGACAATTGAATGGGAATAA
- a CDS encoding 5-formyltetrahydrofolate cyclo-ligase has translation MKRKKKELRKLIALKKSQHQNTILKDFSAKITQQLEKESSFLAAETILMYYSMEDEVNTHSFIEKWYKKKKILLPVVIGNELIIRTYTGKSSLCVGSYGILEPMGETFTKYTSIDLAIVPGVAFDMKGHRLGRGKGYYDRLLPQINARKIGICFPFQVVEQVPSEEFDICMNDIITCPNSDSIE, from the coding sequence ATGAAAAGAAAGAAAAAAGAACTGCGCAAACTGATAGCGCTAAAGAAAAGTCAACATCAGAATACCATACTGAAAGACTTTTCTGCTAAAATAACTCAGCAACTCGAAAAAGAGTCTTCTTTTCTGGCAGCAGAAACCATACTGATGTACTATTCAATGGAAGATGAGGTAAACACCCACTCTTTCATTGAAAAATGGTACAAGAAAAAAAAGATACTTTTACCAGTTGTTATAGGTAATGAATTAATAATACGCACCTATACAGGAAAGAGTTCTCTCTGCGTTGGAAGCTATGGCATACTAGAGCCAATGGGCGAGACATTTACCAAGTACACCTCTATCGACTTAGCTATAGTACCTGGAGTCGCTTTCGATATGAAAGGGCATCGTTTAGGAAGAGGCAAAGGATATTATGACAGATTACTACCTCAAATAAATGCCAGAAAAATTGGGATATGTTTTCCCTTTCAAGTAGTAGAACAAGTTCCTTCTGAAGAATTTGATATCTGTATGAACGATATTATTACCTGTCCCAATTCAGATAGTATAGAGTAA